A genomic region of Alnus glutinosa chromosome 11, dhAlnGlut1.1, whole genome shotgun sequence contains the following coding sequences:
- the LOC133881787 gene encoding chaperone protein dnaJ 11, chloroplastic-like: MLASSPTSFLQYPFQTTPHKQQPHTRPPCLRFRRHKTAAAFCTATGAQTTETQQRHFRAHRMASTVSLYEVLGIPMSSSCHEIKAAYRRLARMCHPDVVAFNQKETSANEFIKIHAAYSTLSDPDKRASYDREIYRYRPRPYASSSAAMATAMSGFSGYASRNWETDQCW, from the coding sequence ATGCTCGCCTCATCCCCAACCTCATTTCTCCAATACCCATTTCAAACCACCCCACACAAACAACAGCCTCACACAAGACCACCTTGTCTTAGATTTCGCCGGCATAAAACCGCCGCCGCTTTTTGCACCGCAACAGGGGCACAGACGACAGAGACACAGCAGCGTCATTTTCGGGCTCATCGAATGGCTTCAACTGTTTCATTGTACGAGGTTCTTGGGATCCCCATGAGCTCGAGTTGCCACGAGATCAAGGCGGCCTATAGGAGGCTGGCAAGAATGTGTCACCCTGATGTGGTGGCTTTCAACCAGAAAGAAACGTCGGCCAACGAGTTCATCAAGATCCATGCAGCTTATTCGACGTTGTCCGACCCCGACAAACGGGCTAGTTATGATAGAGAGATTTATAGGTATCGACCGCGGCCCTATGCCTCTTCGTCGGCGGCCATGGCGACGGCGATGTCTGGGTTCTCGGGATATGCTAGCAGGAACTGGGAGACTGACCAGTGTTGGTAG